From Pseudochaenichthys georgianus chromosome 11, fPseGeo1.2, whole genome shotgun sequence, a single genomic window includes:
- the LOC117455524 gene encoding visinin-like, protein MGNTKSGIVSKEILEDLKLNTKFTETEITQWYENFKKQCPTGRISKEEFESIYGKFFPESDAQTYAQHVFRSFDTNDDGTLDFKEYIIALHMTSTGKTTRKLEWAFSLFDVDKNGYITKSEVKEICAAIFKLIPKDELSALPSDENSAEKRANKLWTFFDKGDTDRIAEGEFIQGVMENEDALRLIQYTPLK, encoded by the exons ATGGGTAACACCAAGAGCGGCATTGTGTCCAAGGAGATTCTGGAAGACCTGAAACTCAACACCAAGTTCACAGAGACTGAAATCACCCAGTGGTATGAAAACTTCAAGAAGCAGTGTCCAACAGGACGCATCTCAAAAGAGGAGTTTGAGAGTATCTACGGAAAGTTCTTCCCAGAAAGTGATGCCCAAACATACGCACAGCATGTCTTCCGCTCCTTCGACACAAATGATGATGGCACACTGGATTTCAAGGAGTACATCATCGCTCTCCACATGACATCAACAGGGAAGACCACAAGGAAGTTGGAGTGGGCCTTCTCCCTGTTCGACGTGGACAAGAATGGATACATCACCAAGTCAGAGGTTAAAGAAATCTGTGCG GCTATTTTCAAGCTGATTCCTAAAGATGAGCTGTCTGCTCTACCTTCGGATGAAAACTCAGCTGAAAAGAGGGCAAACAAACTCTGGACGTTCTTTGACAAGGGTGACACTG ATCGAATAGCAGAAGGCGAGTTTATCCAGGGAGTGATGGAGAATGAAGACGCTCTTCGTCTGATTCAGTATACACCTCTGAAGTAA